From Neorickettsia helminthoeca str. Oregon, one genomic window encodes:
- a CDS encoding 3,4-dihydroxy-2-butanone-4-phosphate synthase codes for MFSTVEEILQELKEKRKPFVLVDSGNRENEGDIVVPVQLLTREIMNFAVTHCRGVPCVCVTEELCKKLELTLLRRSGIDDVPNVARFVTTIEAREGVTTGISVADRVRTMGLLVQDNVTKDDFVSPGHVFPLMIDKDGLEARLGHTEGSATFACLAGFKPESMICEILDEQGDSARLPYLTEFIKKHDLRITSIDILHRYLKERGMTLRF; via the coding sequence ATGTTTTCGACAGTAGAAGAAATACTGCAAGAGCTTAAAGAAAAAAGGAAGCCCTTCGTGCTTGTTGACTCAGGCAATAGGGAGAATGAGGGGGATATAGTTGTGCCAGTCCAGTTGTTGACCAGAGAAATCATGAATTTTGCAGTTACCCATTGTAGGGGGGTTCCATGCGTTTGTGTGACTGAAGAGCTCTGCAAGAAGCTCGAATTGACACTTCTTAGACGGTCCGGGATTGATGATGTTCCAAATGTTGCGAGATTTGTCACTACTATAGAAGCGAGGGAGGGTGTAACTACTGGAATCTCCGTTGCTGACCGGGTGCGCACAATGGGTCTCTTGGTGCAGGATAACGTTACGAAGGATGACTTTGTGTCACCTGGACACGTTTTTCCGCTCATGATCGACAAAGATGGGCTGGAGGCTAGATTGGGTCATACCGAAGGTAGCGCCACTTTTGCCTGTTTGGCCGGGTTCAAGCCAGAGTCGATGATATGTGAAATATTGGATGAACAAGGTGATTCCGCCAGATTGCCTTACTTAACCGAGTTCATTAAAAAACATGATCTCCGAATCACTAGCATAGATATTTTGCATCGGTATCTGAAAGAGAGGGGTATGACTCTTCGTTTCTGA
- a CDS encoding peptidylprolyl isomerase, translating into MLVILALLGTAINGALIERNSDVVASVGREKITVDAFLSEYRKSERYIQSMFNFGLSSSQLKEMGVGRMVLTNLIQEKVIAQLLKRMNLHIHDSIAIDKIKRNELFLDDNKFSRAKLENFLDRNDLTEREYIEKVKQEIAKEFLFTPFFHIQGDYGKLARLFYDLEYQIRKVDVIKVNKSELPSVAVPTEAELLSFYNENKGGFIGEEYRTAEYATISEQTVKKELISVTDSEVQKKFESLQLGKRYYVDYIEFESREDAERMKKSIAANPEFYANDIKHIDGAFKIDLPSFLPKSLQWDGNKWLIIKDMGKFYLYRVVKIVPVSAADKEKSIAELSKFMVLDKLGLLAGQIGEDLASGADWETLKEKYGIKLQRVGPIGKDSRDKEGNAINIDGNLLEEIFKKEKGIQHELVSPANELIIFSVTSVEPAAEQPFEKVRAAVIKAVSSRKQEQIAFRLLQEKLVSNNHREQTIDLYRPDVSKSKRLHYEYSDDFIAEIFNLSVGDTTKLFESEKYFFIGKVLEKRKPEPDEVVLASIEAKIREELGFSMLSELIQTAVNEFKVKVTNNLIKDLL; encoded by the coding sequence GTGCTCGTTATTCTAGCACTTCTAGGTACAGCAATAAACGGCGCGTTGATAGAAAGAAATTCAGACGTAGTAGCATCCGTAGGGAGAGAGAAAATCACTGTGGATGCTTTTCTTTCCGAGTACAGAAAAAGTGAGAGGTACATCCAAAGTATGTTCAATTTTGGACTTTCTAGTTCCCAGCTCAAAGAAATGGGGGTCGGGAGAATGGTGTTAACTAATCTCATTCAGGAGAAAGTGATAGCACAGCTCCTTAAACGGATGAATCTCCATATTCACGATTCCATAGCGATCGATAAAATAAAAAGGAATGAGCTCTTCCTCGATGATAACAAATTTAGTCGTGCCAAGCTGGAGAACTTCCTAGATCGTAATGACCTCACGGAGAGGGAGTACATAGAAAAAGTAAAACAGGAGATAGCAAAGGAATTTCTTTTTACACCTTTTTTCCATATTCAAGGGGATTACGGGAAATTGGCTAGACTTTTCTATGACTTGGAGTATCAGATCAGGAAGGTCGATGTGATAAAGGTAAATAAGAGTGAACTCCCAAGCGTCGCTGTACCGACAGAGGCCGAACTTTTATCCTTCTACAACGAGAATAAGGGAGGCTTCATCGGTGAAGAGTACAGAACAGCTGAATATGCGACTATCTCAGAGCAGACAGTTAAAAAAGAACTCATCTCAGTCACTGATTCAGAAGTCCAGAAAAAGTTTGAAAGTCTACAACTAGGGAAAAGATACTATGTCGATTATATAGAGTTCGAGTCTCGCGAAGACGCAGAGAGAATGAAGAAATCCATAGCTGCTAATCCCGAGTTCTATGCAAACGATATCAAACATATAGATGGTGCTTTTAAAATAGATTTACCAAGTTTCCTCCCTAAGAGTCTCCAATGGGACGGTAATAAGTGGTTGATCATCAAAGATATGGGTAAGTTTTACCTCTATAGAGTCGTAAAAATTGTTCCTGTCTCAGCTGCGGACAAAGAAAAAAGTATCGCGGAATTGTCTAAGTTCATGGTTCTGGATAAGTTGGGTCTGCTAGCCGGTCAAATAGGTGAAGACCTTGCCTCAGGTGCAGATTGGGAAACTCTCAAAGAGAAGTACGGTATAAAACTCCAACGAGTTGGCCCAATCGGAAAAGATTCCAGAGATAAAGAGGGTAATGCAATTAACATCGATGGTAATCTGCTTGAGGAGATATTCAAAAAGGAGAAAGGCATTCAACACGAGCTTGTTAGTCCTGCTAATGAACTGATTATTTTCAGTGTCACCTCTGTAGAGCCAGCGGCTGAACAACCGTTTGAAAAAGTCAGGGCAGCCGTAATCAAAGCAGTCTCTTCGCGAAAACAAGAACAGATTGCTTTCAGATTATTACAGGAAAAATTGGTATCCAATAATCACCGCGAGCAAACCATAGATCTGTACAGACCAGATGTCAGTAAAAGTAAACGATTACACTATGAATACTCAGATGATTTCATTGCTGAGATCTTCAATTTGAGCGTCGGTGATACAACGAAGCTTTTTGAATCTGAAAAATACTTCTTCATAGGCAAGGTCCTGGAGAAAAGAAAACCCGAGCCAGATGAAGTAGTCCTCGCATCAATTGAAGCAAAGATTCGTGAAGAACTGGGGTTCTCCATGCTAAGTGAGCTGATCCAGACTGCAGTTAATGAATTCAAAGTGAAGGTCACCAACAACTTGATCAAGGATCTTCTTTAG
- a CDS encoding CCA tRNA nucleotidyltransferase, translating to MKIETSWLNNFRQLIQIIRNNAGEARFVGGCVRDSILGRKISDFDIATTLEPEEAMSILRANSFTAIPTGLKHGTFTTLVGSRSVEITTLRKDLECDGRHATVMFTENWKEDAKRRDFTFNALYMDIDGNVYDYFSGLEDLKYRRLKFVGDPCKRIEEDYLRILRVFRFQANICKLPIGMEILEACEKYKEQINLLSGERIQAEMLKLLSYDNFLSTLEAMQSAKVLERVFNTEILFSKIDAERTHQLRDPIAALALLIRNTVDNYDLQWLYQRWRFSKKIYQMLDTLILENHIASLQTTASRLGKDLANKLLKILYAENKINDKEYQQFSVELISSSVPVFPLFGRDLTPLGYKGPELGRILKYLKTLWEESGCRMNRQELLSRTKKYDPDNIGERNPKLR from the coding sequence ATGAAGATCGAAACAAGCTGGCTGAATAACTTCAGGCAGCTGATTCAAATAATACGTAATAATGCTGGAGAAGCAAGATTCGTCGGGGGATGCGTAAGGGATAGCATACTCGGAAGAAAAATCAGCGATTTTGACATCGCAACGACTTTGGAACCTGAGGAAGCCATGAGTATATTGAGAGCAAATTCATTTACTGCGATCCCGACGGGCTTGAAACATGGCACTTTCACTACTCTGGTGGGTTCGCGCTCTGTGGAAATCACGACACTGAGAAAAGACCTAGAGTGTGATGGACGTCATGCTACCGTTATGTTCACAGAAAACTGGAAAGAGGATGCCAAAAGGCGGGATTTTACTTTCAATGCGTTGTACATGGATATAGATGGCAATGTATATGATTATTTTTCAGGATTGGAAGATCTGAAGTATCGAAGATTGAAATTCGTCGGTGATCCATGTAAGAGAATCGAAGAAGATTATCTAAGAATACTCAGAGTATTTCGATTTCAGGCAAATATATGCAAGCTGCCGATAGGCATGGAGATATTGGAGGCCTGCGAAAAATACAAAGAACAGATTAACCTACTTTCCGGAGAGAGAATACAGGCAGAGATGCTCAAGCTACTTTCCTATGATAATTTCCTGTCTACATTGGAAGCGATGCAATCCGCCAAAGTACTAGAGAGGGTATTCAATACAGAAATACTATTCTCCAAAATAGATGCGGAAAGGACGCATCAATTAAGGGATCCGATAGCCGCACTTGCATTACTCATCAGGAACACGGTTGACAATTATGATCTTCAATGGCTTTACCAGCGGTGGAGATTCTCAAAGAAGATCTATCAAATGCTAGACACTTTGATTCTGGAGAATCATATAGCTTCTCTACAAACAACAGCATCAAGACTCGGAAAAGATCTCGCAAATAAATTGCTCAAGATCCTGTATGCGGAAAACAAAATAAATGACAAAGAATATCAACAATTTTCTGTCGAACTTATTAGTTCTAGTGTTCCCGTTTTTCCTCTATTCGGCAGGGATCTGACACCGCTCGGATACAAAGGCCCTGAGCTAGGAAGGATCTTAAAATATCTGAAAACCTTATGGGAGGAAAGTGGTTGCCGTATGAACAGACAAGAGCTCCTCTCCAGGACAAAGAAGTATGATCCAGACAATATAGGAGAGAGGAATCCAAAACTGCGTTAA
- a CDS encoding co-chaperone GroES, protein MGLKMLHDQVLIKPQEEQDGASGIYIPDSAKKKPTIGVVVAVGQGAKNSNGTFDPVCVKEGDVVLYRKWAGSEVEHDGVEYVVMKESDIIAVKEGK, encoded by the coding sequence ATAGGATTGAAAATGCTGCACGACCAGGTGCTCATAAAGCCTCAAGAGGAGCAGGATGGAGCAAGTGGTATATACATCCCTGATTCGGCAAAGAAAAAACCGACTATTGGCGTAGTTGTAGCAGTTGGCCAGGGAGCTAAAAATTCGAATGGTACTTTTGATCCAGTTTGTGTTAAAGAAGGCGATGTCGTGCTATACAGAAAATGGGCAGGCAGCGAAGTAGAGCATGATGGTGTTGAGTACGTCGTAATGAAAGAATCAGATATTATAGCTGTAAAGGAGGGTAAATAA